Proteins found in one bacterium genomic segment:
- a CDS encoding fumarylacetoacetate hydrolase family protein, giving the protein MRLLTFSARGQTRLGAEAGAWVIDLNRAGHEYFGAQGGPRAAGQADTWLPPSMKEFLAGGNDAMAAAGEAARHIHTLLNDPPEAARIQRDGIAWRSDDVRRLPPVPDPPKILCVGRNYAEHAREGGAEPPELPIIFGRFPHSLLGPGEAFVLPTVSPQVDFEGELVAVIGRRGRGIPEAHALDYVAGYTIFNDISIRDFQRRTSQWMVGKNFDRSGPLGPALVTRDEIPDPQNLTLTVDVSGERMQEAHTGIMIFGVAHLIAYVSQALTLEPGDLIATGTPSGVGFARKPPRWLRAGDIVRVSISQLGVLETPIVSA; this is encoded by the coding sequence ATGCGACTGCTGACCTTTTCGGCCCGAGGGCAGACGAGGCTGGGCGCCGAAGCGGGGGCGTGGGTGATCGACCTCAACCGGGCCGGCCATGAGTACTTCGGCGCGCAGGGAGGGCCCCGGGCGGCGGGCCAGGCAGATACGTGGCTCCCGCCCTCGATGAAGGAGTTCTTGGCGGGCGGAAACGACGCCATGGCCGCCGCCGGAGAAGCGGCCCGGCACATTCACACCCTTCTCAACGATCCCCCAGAGGCCGCGCGCATCCAGCGGGATGGAATCGCCTGGCGATCGGACGACGTCCGGCGGCTCCCGCCCGTCCCGGATCCGCCGAAGATCCTCTGTGTCGGTCGCAACTACGCGGAGCACGCGAGAGAAGGCGGGGCTGAACCGCCGGAGCTCCCCATCATCTTCGGACGGTTTCCGCACAGCCTGCTGGGACCGGGGGAGGCGTTCGTGCTCCCCACGGTGAGCCCGCAGGTCGACTTCGAAGGCGAGCTCGTCGCGGTGATCGGCCGGCGAGGCCGCGGGATTCCGGAGGCACACGCGCTCGACTACGTCGCCGGGTACACCATCTTCAACGACATCTCGATCCGGGACTTCCAGCGGCGCACCTCGCAGTGGATGGTCGGCAAAAACTTTGATCGCAGCGGCCCCCTCGGACCGGCGCTCGTCACCCGGGACGAGATCCCCGACCCGCAGAACCTGACGCTGACTGTGGACGTGAGCGGCGAGCGGATGCAGGAGGCGCACACCGGAATCATGATCTTCGGCGTCGCGCACCTCATCGCGTACGTCTCGCAGGCGCTGACCCTGGAACCCGGCGACCTCATCGCCACCGGGACACCGAGCGGGGTTGGGTTTGCCCGGAAACCCCCGCGGTGGCTGCGCGCGGGGGATATCGTGCGGGTCTCGATCAGTCAGCTCGGCGTGCTCGAAACGCCGATCGTGTCCGCCTGA